The genome window GGAGCAGTTGCTGAGACGAGGGCGGTAGAAGCTGGGGTGACGGGGCTGGTAGATCTCCTCTGCTGTGTAGCGCTTCATGAACAGGTAGACAGACATGACACCTGCACTCTGCAGTGAAGAAGGACCCAAAAGGACCCATTATAGTTATATTTCTAATAAAGGCCACAGTGGAGGTTTTAGTATGTGATTAGATCTCTATAATGATGCTGCTGGAATGGCTACATCTCTAGCTAGTGATGATATGTAGCACAAATAGTAAATGGATTTATCTTGTTTATTTCATGTGGTGTTGTAGTTCCTGACTTTGGCCACAAGATGGGAGTTACTCCTAACTTTAAATTCAGGTGAGTTTCAAGGgtcaaaacattaaaaatactaaaataacaCATGTGGGAAAGGAATTGGATTAATTTCTAATATCGTACATCAATTAATAAGCAGGCTTTGACTTATTTAATGTGTTGATCCTAATTAAAAGGGTCATTTTTAGGTGTGTGAGAGGTTACACAAAGTGAATTTTGTGAGCAGCAAAACGGAGTTAACAGCTGATGATAAGTTGCTTCTTCTTCAGTTCAGTACATTTCTTTTATACTGTAGTATGtgcaaaacagaacacaatGAGGACAATTATATATTCAAATAAAGGCATAAGCCCAAAAAATAATccttaaaaaaaatgaacatgaacttTCGTACCTCAGTGAGCAGGAAGGAGATGGCAGCGAAGGCAAAGGACCAGCCGTACTTGTAAGTGAAATAGGCCTCACTGCTTTTAGTCCTGTTcagcatttcatcatttatACTGGAAATGTACAAAACCAGACCCACCACCAGAGCCAGacctgagacacagagagaaaaaaaatcaggtttggacaaagaagacaagaagaggagaagacagaaacatgagaGCTCACTGCACctgagaggatgaagaagatTCCAGAGACAAAGGCCAGGATGGTGCGGTGTGGTCGAACGTGTCCGATGTTGTTGAGGACAAAACCgatgaacatgaagaagagGCTGACCAGGGGGAAGGGAGTGGCCGAGCGGATCATCTCTAAAGAGGAGAAGACGGAGTGGATTAGAGAAGCAATGTGATATCTCTAAAAAAATAAGAgtgttggaggaggaggtagGACAGATTTCTCTTTAAATGGAGCTCTGATGTACAATTGATCATCGTCAGTGGAGTACAACATTAGAACTTATTAGACTGACTCACTCCAGTGGATTCATCTCCCCAGAGAAGCTACGTTGAAGGACATGGGAGGTGAATTGTCTATGAAGAAGCAATAAGTATTCTGGAGAGGAGCAAGGCTTAGACACGAGGGTTCAGATGACTCAGACATCTGTCTGGCTGCATTCTGATGGTGCAAAGATTTCTGAACACAGCCTTATTggaaaatgaacatttatttaaaaaatacctGCTTGTGTGAACAACCCTGAGGGGCACCTTGAGTTGTGAAGTGTTAAGCTgcagtttctgctgctgttactcaCTGAGCACGTTTACTGTGGACTCTGACGTCAGCTGGACGTTCATGGGCATGACATACTCGATGGTAAAGCAGCGGCCAGACTCGTCGCCTGAAGAGCACAACGACAGAAATGTAAAGATAAATTTAGAGACAAAGTGTTGAGGCGAGAAACGAAATTGAGAAATCACATAGCGAGACGTCTTGCTGCTttcctttccatctctgtcgtAAGAATGAGATACTTTAGAGGAACATTAATTCACTTCTAAAAATACATCCCCATGATCCTCTAAATGTAAGAGCttagaggggggaaaaaaaggttgTGGATGTGAAGGCATGAGTCATAGACAAAACAGGCAAGGAGAAAAGCAAAGTTTACTTCATtgttcaaaaatgtaaaaatgttttcatgagTCGCTgttgaacatgaacatgaagcaCATAGCAAGACTCAAGATGGTCATGTCAGCAGACGACATGAAGAAACCGgcttatttacattaaaacaataattcaaCACAAAGGTGGAATGTAACACTGACGTATAAGCAGAGAGCTCAGTTGGGCTGTTCAGCGTCTCAGTGACTTGTTTGTTTTAGGGCCGTGAGAAGTGGGAACATCCCAGACACGAAAGTCAAACATCCGAAGGGTCGCGACGCATCAAGAAATTCAGCAATTTATActtttataaacacattttagaagTTGACCGTAATAGTTTTATGTCAACGGAGTAGCTGGAAAGCAGCTGTAAGGCGTGtatgttaacatgttaaatttaatttggtTAATCTGTACATGCGACTTTACTCCACTTGTTACGTGGCAACAGGCCCCGGCCAACAAACAGTCtggtatgtacagtgtgtaacCCCCTGTAAAACAGCAAGTTGTCATCTTACTCATAGCTCTGTCCATTTTACGGCCACAGTAACAACTTTAACTGCAAAACTTTCTAAGCCTCcatttccttgtttcttctttttctttttgtaaatacaaatggTTTGTgggtttcttctttttgtaaTAAGCCtggatttacacacacagtcaaccTTGACATCAACGTTTATTCACTGACATATTAAGAGGAAATGGGACCCTGAGAGATACTAAACCACTGGAAATAAGGCCACCACagcattttttcattttactgaggtaacttttgtgtctgtttttcttttggttcttttagttaatttttgtttctttgagtCTATTTTGCATCTTTTAACTAAACTATATGATtttcaaacaagaaatattaacaaacaaaagTGAGTGTTGCCTGGTCGGCTCATTCGGTAATCCATCCATGCATTTAATGTAATCTTAATGTAACTGTGAAATACATCCCAACTTGCAAATAATGCTACTTATTCACACCAGCTGGCAATATTCACCTGTTAACTCTCGCCACGATGAGATGACATCTGTCTCTGAAGAATTCTAAGTACAAgtctgtatgtgtgggtgtatataattactgtatatattatagGACTGACTGTGCACCTTGTTTTATAGTATGTCATTGAAACAgagacacttttttttcctcttgctctttttctcaCACGCTTCCAACCTGATGATGCAGCCTAATTGTGACTGACGATGCACAGAGGATACATCAGTGTGACAACGTCAGCTCCCTGCTGCTGCCACATTTAGATGCTGCACAGTAGAAATGAAAACCTTTTAATATCATCGTTCCACTGTGATCattctcattttttttccttagtGAACTGTCAAATCGTGGcagtaaaaaaaatccatgCAACAATTTGAAACCGCACCCACAGTCTTGTTACTAACCCGCCAGGAAACAGACTCTCCACAGTCCTGAGTGCAGCGAGGTCTTGATGTCAGTGCTCTGGTTCAGAGGCATGATGACGCCCTCCTCCAGGTACAACCAGTAGTCAGTGCTGACTGCCACTCCCAGCAACCCCAGGCCACTGATTGCAAAGACACTGCTCAGCAATGTCAGGGCCTTCCTGCTGCATGCACTCATGGTGACAGCAGGGAGCACACAGTGGGTAAAATAAAGTCTTGGGAGCAATCTGGAGGATGAAatagaaacagaggaagaaatacggataaatattaaagaaaagaaagctgGAGATGCACTTTTTCACAATGGTTTAACATatatttgcatgtatttgttgtctttttcatctcattttaATCAGCTCCTGTCTGATGTGAAAGAAGAAGGCcccattatctttatttatatctTTCTAAAGAGCAACTTATGTTTACAATAGAGGTCTACTTCATTTTAGAAAGTGTGGtagagaaaacacagctgactAGAATTCAATAAGGGATCTCTAACTTTGTTCAGCCTCCAATCTGCCCATTTAAACCCTTAATAAGCAGCATTCAGCTTCTCAAATAACCCTGAGAAACTGTCAGAGCTGTGCAGAAGTGTGCATCaataataaaagtgtttgaGCCTCCAGACTCCGGGGGCATTAAAGGTGTTGCAGCCTACCTACGTGAATACAAATGTTCACATTATTTGAAATCCAGGACTGGGTTTTGACATTTTGCAGCCATGAATTCAACAGCCTTGGAAAAGGTTGGACATTAATAAAGGTGGTCAAAAGTCAGAGCATGGATTTTGACAGTC of Anabas testudineus chromosome 8, fAnaTes1.2, whole genome shotgun sequence contains these proteins:
- the cacng5b gene encoding voltage-dependent calcium channel gamma-5 subunit isoform X1, which gives rise to MSACSRKALTLLSSVFAISGLGLLGVAVSTDYWLYLEEGVIMPLNQSTDIKTSLHSGLWRVCFLAVSKFIFTFLSLCSSGDESGRCFTIEYVMPMNVQLTSESTVNVLKMIRSATPFPLVSLFFMFIGFVLNNIGHVRPHRTILAFVSGIFFILSGLALVVGLVLYISSINDEMLNRTKSSEAYFTYKYGWSFAFAAISFLLTESAGVMSVYLFMKRYTAEEIYQPRHPSFYRPRLSNCSDHSGQFLHPEAWSRGRSPSDISSEASLQMSASYPALLKCPEYDHVSSSPC
- the cacng5b gene encoding voltage-dependent calcium channel gamma-5 subunit isoform X2, which codes for MSACSRKALTLLSSVFAISGLGLLGVAVSTDYWLYLEEGVIMPLNQSTDIKTSLHSGLWRVCFLAGDESGRCFTIEYVMPMNVQLTSESTVNVLKMIRSATPFPLVSLFFMFIGFVLNNIGHVRPHRTILAFVSGIFFILSGLALVVGLVLYISSINDEMLNRTKSSEAYFTYKYGWSFAFAAISFLLTESAGVMSVYLFMKRYTAEEIYQPRHPSFYRPRLSNCSDHSGQFLHPEAWSRGRSPSDISSEASLQMSASYPALLKCPEYDHVSSSPC